TATTGCTAATTgttcatccctatatatatgtatatcttTGCTTATTATCCAATATTGTAATTAATGGCGCACGAACATGAAATAAAAATCTTAATTAACTCATTGAACTTTCAATTCTTCCATATACCAGTGGAGATGCTCCCTGAGATAGGGATCACTAGGGCCAGGAACATCAGGATCAGTCATAACCTGCACAATTATACCCAAAAATTATAATGTATTTAATGTTAATAGAACATTTAATGGCTATATGGAGGACATGCATATATGGTTAATCATATTATGATGAAGATAAGTGAAATTACTTTCTAAAAAGTAGTGTATATATGATACACAAACTTTTCCTCCGGTAGTATGTAGAAATCAAAGTGGAGCATTGAACATTACTTAATGCATGAAAAGGAACATTATTGTATATGAACGATGTAGATGATccggtatatatatatttagataTAGATGTTTACCAAAGTGTAGAAAGTCCTCATGTCACCTCCATGAATCTCAACTCTAGGGGTGGCAGCAACGGCTGAAGGGTAAAACTCACATCCATTGCAAACTTGTCTATTGCCATAACTCACACTTGTGCTTACACTTGCTCTAAAATAGTCAAGAACATCCTCTATCACCCTCCCTACTATCAGTGGCTCTGATGATGTTCTTGCCATCAATTAATTACTATATctcttctatatatatatatgagagagagagagagagagagagagagagagagagagagctctTATTAGTACTTGAAATGAAATTTATTGAAGGTCGGAGACTTATAAATAGAAAGACTATAAACAGTGGAATGAAGCATATATTGATAAGCACTCATTAATAAATTTGGAAGGATCTGAAAATATATATGATTGCTTGCATATATTCTCTATCGTTTTCTTATTGGAACCTCCATCATTTTTTTGATAGGCAACTTTAAGCTAAAAAATCCAATtacaaaatttattcaaataaacaCAGTTATAACACAATCTATATACAGACAAAAACAAACTCTCTATTTAtaactaacaaaaaaaataagaaaatgtgTGGCAGTCATCTAACTTCTGGACGAATTGGCAGACGGAGGACCCCCCCAgacaattttgaaaaaaaacattttttataattttaatttatttataaattaaaaattatttaatgtaGACAATAAATTAATCTTCTTCTACCATCCA
This sequence is a window from Salvia splendens isolate huo1 chromosome 14, SspV2, whole genome shotgun sequence. Protein-coding genes within it:
- the LOC121763548 gene encoding protein CENTRORADIALIS-like produces the protein MARTSSEPLIVGRVIEDVLDYFRASVSTSVSYGNRQVCNGCEFYPSAVAATPRVEIHGGDMRTFYTLVMTDPDVPGPSDPYLREHLHWIVTDIPGTTDATFGEEVVRYERPRPNIGIHRFVFVVFQQRVRQSLDTLPTCRSNFNTRRFAAENDLGLPVAAVFFNAQRETAARRR